GAACGCGGCCGGTGCGCGGGTTTACCATGAGCGGTAGTTTGTCGGTGTAGGTGGATTTAAGTTTAGAAAGCGAACGATGCTCAAGTAAGACCTTGGGCAGCGGAAAATCCTTGGCCAGTTCCTGCAATACTTCTTCATCGGTAGAAGGCGCGCCCTTAGGGGTTTTTTTAATCACCGGCAGCTTGAGCTGTTCAAAGAAAATCTCGCCAAGCTGCTTAGGGCTGGCCAGATTAAATGGCTGGCCAGCTAAATCGTAAGCGGTTTGTTCGATTTCAAGTAAGCGCAGGCCAATTTCGTGGCTTTGCTGATTTAGCTTGTGGCTGTTGAGCAATACGCCGGTGCGCTCCATTTCAAACAGCACCGCACGCGAGGGCATTTCGATATCACGGTACACCGTAGCCAGCCCGCCAGTTAGCCGTGGCAGCATGGCGTGGGCAAGTTGCAGGGTGATGTCGGCATCTTCTGCGGCGTAAGTGCTGGCAATCTCAACCGCAACTTCGTCAAAGCCAATTTGTTTGGCCCCTTTGCCGCAGAGCTCTTCAAATTTTATTGTAGCAACGCCTAGCTCGCGTTCGGCCAGTGCATCCATATTATGTTTTTCAAAGCTGGCCAGCACATAAGACATCAGCATGGTGTCGTCAGAAATGCCAGCCAGTGCAATGCCGTGGTTGGCAAAAATATGCTGATCAAATTTTAAATTCTGGCCTAGCTTTTTGTGCTCTGCGGATTCTAACCAAGGTTTCAGTTTGGCTAGCGTGGCATCTAGCGGTAGCTGTTCCACTGCATCTGGCCCGCAGTGAGCAAGGGGTAAGTACGCTGCAAGACCTGCTTTAATGCAAAAAGACATGCCCACAATTTGCGAATTGAGCGTGTCAAGACCCGTTGTTTCGGTATCTAGCGAAACCACATCGGCGGCCATCAGTTGCTCTAGCCATTCATCTAACTGCTCTTGGCTGAGGATGGTTTGGTAGTGGCGCTCAATAGGGGCTGACTCGCTGATGATTTCCGCTGTGGCGGCAGGTTCGGCTGGGGCGCTAAATAAATCACCGCTGGTGGGGGCTGTCACGGTGCTTATCTTACTTTCTGCCTCGCGAATCCAAGTTTTGAAGTTTGCTTTGCGAAAGATGCCCAGCAGCGTATCCCAGTCTTCTGCCTGTGGCGCTAAATCTGTAAATTGTTGTGGTAGCTCACAACTTAAATCCAGATCACATTTAATGGTGACCAGTTGTTTGGCCATTGGCAGCCATTGCAGTGTATTGCGCAGATTTTCGCCAACCACACCTTTGATTGCATCGGCATTGGCGACGATGGCGTCTAGTGTCTGGTATTCACTTAGCCATTTTTGTGCGGTTTTAGGGCCGCATTTGGGTACGCCAGGCACGTTATCTACGGTATCGCCAATCAGCGCTAGATAATCGACAATTTGCTCAGGACGTACGCCAAATTTATTAATCACGCCTTCGATATCCAGCACTTCTTCGGTCATTGAGTTTTCAATTCGCACGTGCTGATTGACTAGCTGTGCCATATCTTTATCGCCGGTAGACATGATGGTAGTAATACCGTGCTCTGTACCCCAGCTTGCAAGGGTGCCAATTACATCGTCAGCTTCTACGCCATCCACCATCAAAATCTTAATACCAAAGGCTTTCACAGCGGCGTGAATGGGCTCGATTTGCACCCGCAGCTCGTCGGGCATGGATGGGCGTTGCGCCTTGTATTCAGGGTATAAATCGTCGCGAAAGGTTTTACCCTTGGCATCAAACACGCAGGCGATATAATCGGCGGGGGTTTGCTGACGTAGTTTTTTCAGCATATTCACAAAGCCATAGAGGGCATTGGTGGGCGTGCCATCGGGAGCCGCCAAATCGCGGATCGCATGGAAGGCTCGGTAGAGGTAGGAAGAGCCGTCAATTAAAAGCAGGGTCGCCATGCGATGAAACTCTCTATACTAAGTGTAAGAAAAATGAAAACACTGGTGCGTTTGCCGCTAGCCAAGGTTCGGATTGATATTTGGAAGACATTAAATCCAGCGTATTATAAGGCCTAAGCTGCTGTGTTTATATGTCAGCTTTGTACGATGTATTCCACGATAAAAGACGTCAATTAGCGCTTGTCCGTGTAAAGAATAATTCAGACTCCAGTAGCGACTTTAACAAGGAAACGATCATGCGCATTATTTTGCTTAGCCTATTACTGAGCAGTTACGCCTTTGCTGCGTCACCGAGTGATGCGCCCCCACCTTTGCCAGCCAAAGAAAGCGAGGCAAAAGTGCAGGATGAGCCAGAAATCAAGGTGATCGAAAAATCTGACGCAACCATTGCAGAGTATCGCTTAAAAGGTAAGCTTTACATGATGAAAGTAACCCCTAAAGTGGGTAAGCCTTATTTCTTGATCGATAGAGAAGGGCAAGGACGTTTTGACCGCAGTGATGATTTGGGCGGCAGTAATTTATCAGTACCACGCTGGGTCATTTTTGAATTTTGATGAAGTATCGTAAGTAATGAATAGTCTACGAAATACACAAAAAGCATGAGCAGTGATTGCAAGCTTGAGATGGATATTCGCGCTTGTTATTTATAATTCAACGTTATATTTGCGTGTTTTTTGTGGGCGGAAAACCAGTTTAAGAATGCCCATTTGAGTCAAATCTATGTCAGTTTTTACCACCGTGACAGTGGAAGACCTCGGTCCCTTCCTAAAGCGTTATTCCATTGGCAGCTTGCTTGAGCTTAAAGGTATTGCTGCTGGGATTACTAACACAAATTACTTTGTGACCACCACGCATGGCCGCTATGTGCTGACTCTGTTTGAAACCTTGGCTGCCGATGAGCTACCGTTCTACGTCAATTTAATGGCTCATCTTGCCCATCATGGCATTGCAGTGGCCGCGCCGATTGCCAATTTGGAAGATCAATATGTTGATGAGTTAAATGGTCGGCCAACATTGTTGGTGCAGTGTGTGCCCGGCACGGTGGTCGATGAGCCTAGTGCTTTGCAATGCGCAGAGGTTGGCGAAATGCTGGCGCAAATGCATTTGGCTGCGCGCAGCTACCAAGGGCAAATGCCCAATCCGCGTGGGCCAAAATGGTGGAATGCCACCGCGCCACAGCTGTTTGAGTTAATGGGCACGGATGAGGCCGAGCAATTGCGCTCCGAGTTGGCTTTACAGGCTGAGCATTGTTTTGATCACTTGCCCCAAGGCGTGATTCACGCTGATTTATTCCGCGATAACGTCTTGCTCAATGGCGATCATGTGGGCGGTTTTATTGATTTTTACTACGCCTGCAATGATGTGTTGGCCTATGACTTAGCTATCACGCTGAATGATTGGTGCGTAACAGAATCAGGCGATATCGATTCGCTGCGGGCCAAGGCATTGTTGCATGGCTATCAAACAGTTCGCCCCTTAGGCTTGGATGAAATTGCCGCGTGGCCCGTGCTATTACGTGCGGCGGCGCTGCGCTTTTGGGTATCGCGTTTATATGATTTTTATAAGCCTGCGGCCGGTGAAATAACCTATGCCAAAGACCCTGGGCATTGCCAACGGGTGATCAGTGCGCATGCACAGCGGCAGGATTTTTACGTGTGAACATTTTTTTAAATGAATTAAGCCAGTTGCTTGATGTGGCGGGTGTTTTAAGTGGCAAAGCTACTGCGGCGTATTGCTTAGATCAACGCCGTCGTTATCAGGGAGCGGCATTGGCGGTGGCTAGGCCGCGCAGCACCGCAGAAGTGTCGGCTGTGATTAAGCTTTGTGCCCAGTACGGCGTTGCTATTGTTCCGCAAGGTGGAAACACCAGCCTTTGTGGTGCTGCTACGCCTGATACATCGGGCAAGGCCTTGGTGTTGTCCTTGGAGCGAATGAACCGAGTACTCAAGGTGGACAGCGATAACAACACCATTATTGTAGAAGCAGGCGCTGTTTTGGCGCAGGTGCAGGCTGCTGCGCGCGCGGAAAATCGCTTGTTTCCTGCCGATTGGGCTGCGGCTGACTCTTGCCGCATGGGTGGCGCTTTAGCGACCAATGCGGGCGGCGTGAATGTGCTGCGTTATGGAAATATGCGCGAGCTGACTTTGGGCTTGGAAGTCGTGCTGCCCAATGGCGAAATTTGGGACGGTTTGCGCGGGCTACGAAAAGACAATACTGGTTATGATTTAAAGCAGCTCTTTATTGGTTCTGAGGGCACTTTAGGCGTGATTACCCGTGCGGTGCTTCGGCTTTACCCCCTGCCAACGGCCCATGCAACGGCTTTGGTGGCTTTGGATCATCCTGCCGCTGCGGTAGAGTTACTCCGCGGCGTTCAGGCTGCAGTGGGTGACCGAGTAACTTCATTTGAACTGATTTCCAAGCCTTGTTTTGAGTTGTTGGCTAAGCAATGCCCTAGCTTGCCTCACCCTTTTAAGCCTTTGCCTGAATGGGCGGCGCTGCTGGAGCTATCGGATGGGGGAGATAGCGAGGTATTAAGCGATCAATTAGCGCAAGTGCTCGTTACTTTAGACTGTGAAAATGCTTTGTTGGCACAAAATAGTAAGCAAGCCAGAGATTTTTGGCAGTTAAGAGAGCATATCCCAGAGGCTCAACGCAGAGAAGGCGTAAGTATTAAGCATGATATTAGTGTGCCAGTAGGCAGTATTCCTGATTTCTTAACTGAATGTGGTCAAGAGTTGGCGGCGGCTTTCAGTGATGCCGCCATTATTGCATTTGGGCATTTGGGCGATGGTAATTTGCATTACAACGTATTTAGAGCAGATAAAACTGCAGCGATTTACTCAGATGAGCCTATGGTGAATGATATTGTTTATGCTTGCGTTGCAAAGCATAACGGCAGTATCAGTGCAGAACACGGGATTGGACAATTAAAGCGCCATCATTTGGCTAAATACAGAAATCCCTTGGAATTAGCATTAATGAAAAGAATTAAACAATCGTTTGATTTGGCTGGAATTATGAACCCTGGAAAAGTATTACTCGATTAAAAAATGTAATCATTTACTTATATATTAGTGTTAACTAAGTAATGTATATGTTTTAGCTTACAAACTGCGTAGAATATATTTTCATAACTACTACAACGAAATTCAGGTATGAGCGAGTCCAACCCCAGCCATTCGAAAGCTTCTGACCGTCCTGATTGGCGTGTGGGTGAGCATCAAAGCCGCTTTGATCCCCTTTTAGATTGTTTGGCTGAGCTTACACGTATTCATGGCTCTCCTTGGACGTGTGAGGCTTTATCTGCTGGCTTACCCCTGAGCGATAATCTCTTATCACCCTCACTCGTGCCGCGCGCAGCAGCTCGAGCAGGCTTATCTGCTCGAGTGGTGCGCCGCTCCTTGAATGAATTACCTACCAGCTTATTCCCCGTTATTTTACTGCTTAAAGATCGAGGCGCTTGCTTACTGCTGGAGTGGCTGGATGACGGCATGGCACGCGTATGTTTTCCTGAAACCGGTGAATCATCTGAG
This genomic interval from Iodobacter fluviatilis contains the following:
- the polA gene encoding DNA polymerase I, whose protein sequence is MATLLLIDGSSYLYRAFHAIRDLAAPDGTPTNALYGFVNMLKKLRQQTPADYIACVFDAKGKTFRDDLYPEYKAQRPSMPDELRVQIEPIHAAVKAFGIKILMVDGVEADDVIGTLASWGTEHGITTIMSTGDKDMAQLVNQHVRIENSMTEEVLDIEGVINKFGVRPEQIVDYLALIGDTVDNVPGVPKCGPKTAQKWLSEYQTLDAIVANADAIKGVVGENLRNTLQWLPMAKQLVTIKCDLDLSCELPQQFTDLAPQAEDWDTLLGIFRKANFKTWIREAESKISTVTAPTSGDLFSAPAEPAATAEIISESAPIERHYQTILSQEQLDEWLEQLMAADVVSLDTETTGLDTLNSQIVGMSFCIKAGLAAYLPLAHCGPDAVEQLPLDATLAKLKPWLESAEHKKLGQNLKFDQHIFANHGIALAGISDDTMLMSYVLASFEKHNMDALAERELGVATIKFEELCGKGAKQIGFDEVAVEIASTYAAEDADITLQLAHAMLPRLTGGLATVYRDIEMPSRAVLFEMERTGVLLNSHKLNQQSHEIGLRLLEIEQTAYDLAGQPFNLASPKQLGEIFFEQLKLPVIKKTPKGAPSTDEEVLQELAKDFPLPKVLLEHRSLSKLKSTYTDKLPLMVNPRTGRVHTSYNQTVAVTGRLSSTEPNLQNIPVKSLEGRKIREAFIAPKGWQIMSADYSQIELRIMAHLSQDAAMIAAFTSGEDIHRTTAAEVFGVALDQVSSEQRRYAKSINFGLIYGMGVFGLAAQLEIPRDAAKNFIDRYFARFQGVAMYMENIRASAKEHGYVETVFGRRLWLPEIKSSNAARRAGAERAAINAPMQGTAADLIKLAMINVANWIKTEKLQSRLIMQVHDELVLEVPDHEVAMMREQLPIRMAQAAELTVPLLAEVGVGMNWGEAH
- a CDS encoding homoserine kinase, which encodes MSVFTTVTVEDLGPFLKRYSIGSLLELKGIAAGITNTNYFVTTTHGRYVLTLFETLAADELPFYVNLMAHLAHHGIAVAAPIANLEDQYVDELNGRPTLLVQCVPGTVVDEPSALQCAEVGEMLAQMHLAARSYQGQMPNPRGPKWWNATAPQLFELMGTDEAEQLRSELALQAEHCFDHLPQGVIHADLFRDNVLLNGDHVGGFIDFYYACNDVLAYDLAITLNDWCVTESGDIDSLRAKALLHGYQTVRPLGLDEIAAWPVLLRAAALRFWVSRLYDFYKPAAGEITYAKDPGHCQRVISAHAQRQDFYV
- a CDS encoding FAD-binding oxidoreductase translates to MNIFLNELSQLLDVAGVLSGKATAAYCLDQRRRYQGAALAVARPRSTAEVSAVIKLCAQYGVAIVPQGGNTSLCGAATPDTSGKALVLSLERMNRVLKVDSDNNTIIVEAGAVLAQVQAAARAENRLFPADWAAADSCRMGGALATNAGGVNVLRYGNMRELTLGLEVVLPNGEIWDGLRGLRKDNTGYDLKQLFIGSEGTLGVITRAVLRLYPLPTAHATALVALDHPAAAVELLRGVQAAVGDRVTSFELISKPCFELLAKQCPSLPHPFKPLPEWAALLELSDGGDSEVLSDQLAQVLVTLDCENALLAQNSKQARDFWQLREHIPEAQRREGVSIKHDISVPVGSIPDFLTECGQELAAAFSDAAIIAFGHLGDGNLHYNVFRADKTAAIYSDEPMVNDIVYACVAKHNGSISAEHGIGQLKRHHLAKYRNPLELALMKRIKQSFDLAGIMNPGKVLLD
- a CDS encoding DUF2782 domain-containing protein; this translates as MRIILLSLLLSSYAFAASPSDAPPPLPAKESEAKVQDEPEIKVIEKSDATIAEYRLKGKLYMMKVTPKVGKPYFLIDREGQGRFDRSDDLGGSNLSVPRWVIFEF